Proteins encoded in a region of the Sebastes fasciatus isolate fSebFas1 chromosome 9, fSebFas1.pri, whole genome shotgun sequence genome:
- the LOC141774521 gene encoding barrier-to-autointegration factor B-like: MSSTTQKHREFVREPMGNKSVTFLPGIGKTLGRRLEQQGFDKACVVLGEFLLLKQDCEMFTEWLKDATCSNSREAGLCYDCLREWCDNFL; encoded by the exons ATGTCGTCCACTACTCAGAAACACCGGGAGTTTGTCAGGGAGCCGATGGGAAACAAGTCGGTGACGTTTCTGCCGGGCATTGGAAAGACTCTGGGGCGGAGGCTGGAGCAGCAGGGCTTCGACAAG GCCTGCGTAGTTCTGGGTGAGTTCCTGCTGTTAAAGCAAGACTGTGAGATGTTCACCGAGTGGCTGAAGGACGCCACCTGCTCGAACTCCCGTGAGGCCGGATTGTGCTATGACTGTCTGAGGGAGTGGTGTGACAACTTCCTCTGA
- the LOC141774511 gene encoding barrier-to-autointegration factor-like — translation MSTTSQKHRDFVGEPMGDKSVTSLSGIGEVLGKKLEQQGFDKAYVVLGQFLLLKKDHEMFTEWLKDASGANSRQAGSCDQCLREWCDAFL, via the exons ATGTCGACCACGTCTCAGAAACACCGGGACTTTGTAGGCGAGCCGATGGGAGACAAGTCGGTGACGTCTCTGTCAGGCATCGGAGAGGTTCTGGGGAAGAAGCTGGAGCAGCAGGGCTTCGACAAG GCCTATGTAGTTCTGGGTCAGTTCCTGCTGCTAAAGAAAGACCACGAGATGTTCACCGAGTGGCTGAAGGATGCCAGCGGCGCAAACTCCCGTCAGGCTGGATCCTGCGATCAGTGTCTGAGGGAGTGGTGTGACGCCTTCCTCTGA
- the LOC141774526 gene encoding barrier-to-autointegration factor-like encodes MSSTSQKHREFVKEPMENKSVAFLPGIGKTLGRRLEQQGFDKAMVVLGQFLVLNEDRERFTEWLKDTSGANSRQAGSCDQCLREWHDAFI; translated from the exons ATGTCGTCCACTTCTCAGAAACACCGGGAGTTTGTCAAAGAGCCGATGGAAAACAAGTCGGTGGCGTTTCTGCCGGGCATCGGAAAGACTCTGGGGCGGAGGCTGGAGCAGCAGGGCTTCGACAAG GCCATGGTGGTTCTGGGTCAGTTCCTGGTGCTAAATGAAGACCGCGAGAGGTTCACCGAGTGGCTGAAGGACACCAGCGGCGCGAACTCCCGTCAGGCCGGATCCTGCGATCAGTGTCTGAGGGAGTGGCATGACGCCTTCATCTGA
- the LOC141774520 gene encoding barrier-to-autointegration factor-like, with the protein MSTSLKHRLFVGEPMGNKSVTSLPGIGKILGKKLEQQGFDKAYVVLGQFLTLKKDREMFTDWLKDASGANARQARHCDQCLRDYCDAFTRDPASSCSSRAPHFLHLKLQSQLITLLALKHFSRLHASSL; encoded by the exons ATGTCCACTTCTCTGAAACACCGGCTGTTTGTCGGCGAGCCGATGGGAAACAAGTCGGTGACGTCTCTGCCGGGCATCGGAAAGATTCTGGGGAAGAAGCTGGAGCAGCAGGGCTTCGACAAG GCCTACGTAGTTCTGGGTCAGTTCCTGACGCTAAAGAAAGACCGCGAGATGTTCACCGATTGGCTGAAGGATGCCAGCGGCGCGAACGCCCGTCAGGCCAGACACTGCGATCAGTGTCTGAGGGATTATTGTGACGCCTTCACCAGAGACCCCGCCTCTTCCTGTTCATCCCGAGCTCCTCACTTCCTGCATCTGAAGCTTCAATCACAGCTCATAACTCTGTTGGCTTTAAAGCATTTCAGCCGGCTTCACGCCAGCTCGCTGTGA
- the LOC141774529 gene encoding barrier-to-autointegration factor-like: MTTTQKHREFVKEPMGNKSVTFLPGIGKVLGRRLEQQGFEQANTVLGQHLVRNKDRESFPQWLMSTSGANSRQARLCYDCLGEWCDNNL, translated from the exons ATGACGACCACTCAGAAACACCGGGAGTTTGTCAAAGAGCCGATGGGAAACAAGTCGGTGACGTTTCTGCCGGGCATCGGAAAGGTTCTGGGGCGGAGGCTGGAGCAGCAGGGCTTCGAACAG GCCAACACAGTTCTGGGTCAGCACCTGGTGCGAAATAAAGACCGCGAGAGCTTCCCCCAGTGGCTGATGAGCACCAGCGGCGCAAACTCCCGTCAGGCCAGATTGTGCTATGACTGTCTGGGGGAGTGGTGTGACAACAACC
- the LOC141774522 gene encoding barrier-to-autointegration factor-like, which produces MSSTSLKHLLFVGEPMGNKSVRSLPGIGMILGRRLEQQDFDKADAVLGQFLNLKKDRKRFTKWLKVASGADSRQAGSCDQCLREWCVNNL; this is translated from the exons ATGTCGTCCACTTCTCTGAAACACCTGCTGTTTGTCGGCGAGCCGATGGGAAACAAGTCGGTGAGGTCTCTGCCGGGCATCGGAATGATTCTGGGGCGGAGGCTGGAGCAGCAGGACTTCGACAAG GCCGACGCAGTTCTGGGTCAGTTCCTGAATCTAAAAAAAGACCGCAAGAGGTTCACCAAGTGGCTGAAGGTCGCCAGCGGCGCGGACTCCCGTCAGGCCGGATCCTGCGATCAGTGTCTGAGGGAGTGGTGTGTCAACAACCTCTAA